In Juglans regia cultivar Chandler chromosome 13, Walnut 2.0, whole genome shotgun sequence, the DNA window TTTTTGCCCGAtgggcattttttttaattttttttacttagtaattaagaaaaaaaattcacatcatttttttaacacttttaaatatttttaaaaaaataaaaaaatttacaatattattaaataatattttcttaagcactaagtaaaaaataaaataaaatacccatCAGGCAAAATAAACGGGAGCCCAAATAAGGCtcctagcatttttctttttttatatgtcatatttgttttataatCAGATGTATGATACTAGACTTTGTCTGTTTGTAAGTTTCTTTTGTGTTAGATGTCTTAATAGATGAAGCAGTTCttaagttttttatatagatgtagGAGACACGTTATCTACACTATTTACatgataatatttcatttataaaatttaaatttgaatcatTTTACTTGCAAGCAGTGTACCATACCAAACTTTGACAATTTGCAAACTTTTTTGTGCAATTATCCCTGTAGGCCAAAACTTGTCAAGACTTTTATATTGGCGTGGAGGATATAGTACATATCCATGCTGTCGCACCTTTTACACCATTTGCATGGGacatttaatttgtaatatttaaatttttgttacaaATTAAGTTATGTCACATTAGTGATGTGAAAGACTTTTATACCGGTTAGaaaatagcatatttaaaaaaaaaaaatcttacaaatcaaattatatcatattaatagttaaaaaagtgtatcgcctatatcaatttataaataaaattttatttgataatatttgttaataattGAAAGAGATAGACTCATCCAAATCCAAGCCTATAAAAAACCGAGATTTATGATGCCCACAAGGGatgtaaaattgtaaaatctatgtattatatatgataaatgatatttatagtcatttggataaattgagtaaatatgagattcatataaaaaaaattaattttttaattataaactccactatttttcaaaatgattgcgtgGTGTCTGCACaacctaagaaaaaaaaagccttcAGATATGAGTTTCACCAAATGAGGGTTCCTCCTCCTTGCCCCACTCCTtccctcttctcttttttccctctcatttcctcaTTTCTTAGTTTATTTGTCTTCATTCAAGGccaaaaaagttaaatctataattttttgaCAACTCTCAAAAGACACACACAGCACAAGAAGACGTTCAGGCTGCAAATCTTTCGGAGGATAGTAATAGTTTTGTTGAAATCACCGCGTGTGGTCCTCACGTGCCGAATCACCACTACTAGATCTTTCAGATCTGACTTTTGTGGCTGAAAATAGACAAGCTTGTTGCCTTCATGCACCATCAAAGTCTACTGGAGTTGATCAAAACTATAATCCATTATTTTTCGTTCTTATTTTCCTTATtgtatagtaaaaaaaaatgtctcttGGAAGATTTGTCCGTAGAGGTTGAGTCATCATTTTCTATAAAGTGTGAGGTTGAGTTTCTATTTAGGCAGAATGTTATCTTTTAGACGTTTGTTTGTAGAGAGTATGAGTAGCAGTGAAGTTCAGACCAGTCTAGTAGTGTATTAGTAGAGCTTCAAATGGTTGATATGGAAATATCCTTACATATATCCAGTCATGTATTTAAGTTTCTTTCGatgaataaattaatgatgacatttttcttaaaaacaaaaaacaaaaaaaaaaaaaaaaaaggaaagaaaagacgTTGAAAATCCTAATTCCAACTTTCCAAGAGACTTTTTATGCTTTTTATAATCCATTGTAATTTCACACGTGAAGCTTTGAACATACTACATCCATTAAATGATCTTTAATACACGaaatatttctaaattaaatGCCTTTTGTTTGACACCATTTTGTACTTGTTTcatcttctagagttttgaAACTTTAGTTATTAATAGaaacataaagaaataaatgcGTTGCTcgaatacaaacaaaaaaaaacaaaactctaggctatctcctttaaatttaaattttcataaatgcagttttcaaaatgaaataatataccaaattggtaaaaaaaaaattcaaattctgaattttcaaaatcttatcaATCTAATTAAAATGTATtggcatttttaatttttaattgacacataaataaaaaataatttattttttaataatttaatatcttaTTAAGAATAAgagagaatatttaaaaaaaaacatgaatagaAATATCAggaattatcatttaaaaaaaatgaataaataagaatttatatgaataaaaaattaaatttttaataataaattttattatttttaaataattatataatatttatatcttttacaGTTGCacgtaatatttaaaaaagaaaaaaaaaaactttggtcCGAGAAACAGACTACTACTGTGTATGAGGTGAGATTGGTGAACGTGTCGAGTCACAGTTACGTTGTCGTGGCAAAAACTGTAAATTTCTGACCAATCAGAGGGCATCCTTTTGTTATGCCACTCCCCCCGCTTTTTGCTTCCGTGCCCGTTCTCCGACGCCAACACGGCACACGCATTAAcacatcctctctctctcagctcaTCAgacactgttttttttttagagagagagagggacacaCACTCACTCTCATACTCGCACTCGGAGAGTCCCATCTTCTCGGCGCCCTTATGTTAAAAAACCCTAACCCGATACTTTCTCTCCGTTTTCCCCCAGATTTCTTCCTCATAtccttctctttttcccttCCTTAATTCCTAGAAGATGCCGCCTCGGGATCCATCTCCGGCCAACAATCTCCGGCGCCTCGACCCCAAAATCTGGCGCGCCTGCGCTGGAAACTCCGTTCAGATCCCCACCGTCCATTCTAGGGTTTACTACTTCCCCCAGGGCCATGTCGAGCAGTCCTCATCTCGTCCCACCTTCCTCTCCCCTCTCGTCCTCTCCAAGCCTCTCATTCCCTGTCAGATTTCCGCCGTCGAGTTTCTCGCTGATCCGATCACCGACGAGGTGTTCGCGAAACTCCTCCTCCAACCTGTTAACGCCCAGCTTTCCTCCTCCTTCCTCGACTCCTCTCGGTTTAATCAGCCCGATCGAAACGAAGGCGCGGGAGAACCAGATAAGCTCGTCTCCTTCTCGAAGATTCTCACACCGTCCGATGCCAATAACGGCGGCGGTTTCTCCGTCCCGAGGTTCTGTGCCGACTCGATCTTCCCGCCGCTCAACTACCAAGCCGAGCCTCCGGTCCAGAACTTGTCCGTTACCGACGTTCACGGCGTGGTCTGGGACTTTCGGCATATTTATCGTGGTACGCCGAGGCGCCACTTGCTCACTACTGGTTGGAGCAAGTTTGTGAACCACAAGAAGCTGGTTGCGGGCGATTCTGTGGTGTTCATGAGGAACTCTAGGGGCCAGATGTTTATCGGGGTCCGCCGCGCAGTGCGTTCAAGCAATGCAGATTGCGGCGGCAGATGGAGCTTGCAGATCGCAGAAGCAACGAAAGGGACGCCGGATGATGATAATGCCTCTGGAAGAGAGGGATTCTCAAGGAGCGGGAGGGTTAGGCTATCTGCGGAGGCGGTGGCGGAGGCCGCGGAGTTGGCAGCGCAGGAGATGCCCTTTGAGGTAGTGTATTATCCGAAGGCAGGGTGGTCGGACTTTGTGGTAAAGGCGGAGGTGGTGGAAGAAGCGCTGAATATGTTTTGGACCGCCGGAATGAGAGTGAAGATGGCAATGGAGACTGAGGATTCATCGAGGATGACGTGGTTTCAGGGAACTGTTTCTTCGGCTTCCGTCCCGGATAGCGGGCCTTGGCGGGGCTCTCCCTGGCGCATGCTTCAGGTATATGTGTACATCGCTTTTGCATATACTGTCTGAGCAATTTTTTAGTTTGATTTCTTTGATCATGTACCCTACGAAATTGCTAGGAAGCACTTTCAAAGGGCTGAACCGCTGAAGTACTGTGTCGGACACGGATACGGCTTGGACATGGCCGCATACGTGtcgaattaaaaaataagaatattcaaAGTCTGGGCACTTCTGGTACATGGCAGGACACTCAGAACGTGTCGgataaaataaagttttcttaatataaaaaatggagTTATAAttgttgtttgaaaattttaaggtGTTAAATATTAGAAGATTTGAAATAACAAATTGATTGGTGATAtgcaatctattttttttattggtaatgCAATCTATTATTGCTTGAGCTTTAGTTTTGAATCTTTTTATTGATCTTTCGGCGCTTGTTTTTTGTGTTCTCATTTAATATAATAGATacgtaataaaaaaatatataatatataatgcagTGTAAACGATAGATATACATTTATCGTTTAGTCAGCTAATGTGTCCCAGCCATATCGTGTCACATCCATATTGTATCGCATACATATCGTCACAAGAGTTTTTGTTTCATGGTATCCACACTGTATCGCATACGTCTCGTGTTTCTTTGGCAATATGTTTCATTGGGTTGTTTCTGCATTTCCTTAACAAGTTATTGATATGGTGTCAAGATTCGGGATAGacttttcattttgatttcaAGGATCTTACATCCAAGATAGAATGTCAGAACTGTAGCTGCTGCATTCTCTTTGCCTGCTGATGCAGCTCTGAATTTGCATCGATTGATGTGTTGGAATGGGTAGTCCCAGTACATTGTTCGAATTGATGTGTCATTTTTCTTTGCTTCATAGTCTATTATGATTATTGAGATGCTAAcaacatttttttgataagtgataTGCTAACAACATACAGGTAAAAACTAGTAATATTTAGTTTTAGCGATGAAGATTGAGGTGAATATAGCTCCATGTTTGGATATTTGACAAAGAGATGACACTGCACGAAAATCCTTGTTTAACtatgaaaatcttgtgataaTGTCTTTGACTTTGATCGGAATGCTCTTGAAGTAGTCCAATGGCCAGCATGTGTGCTTACATGATGTAAttgatattgaattgaattgaagaCGGGAGGGACCACAAGGCTTATGACTTGTTCTTTGGTGTTGCCATGATGACACTGTGGCAGTAGCActgaatacatatttttttacaagtaggGCTGAAAAtaacgtaatttttttttttcctgagcattaattacaatttcttaatagatgatgaaaaatgaaagggagaagagttggttttcaataaagTTTTATATCCCCGAAAGGGCTTTTGAGGTATATGCTACTTATCTTTAAATGTGCTGACATAATGAGGCTTATTTCGCATCTATCTAACTTTGGATTAGAGTACAACATgtattcttttcttgtttttttccctttggcGATTTTGAATTGAATTGGAAATACtatcattttgataagaaagATCTTGAACACAGAATTGGAAATGCTATCACGGAGGATTATGACTTCTCCTTTGGTGTTGACGTGATGACAGCGTGCCAGTagtgctgttttttttttaataaataccaGTAccattgaaaacaaatatttttttgataatggGGCTTATTTgtttctctataattttttattagaggacaacagattttcttttcttgtattttccttttattttctgtttacTTTGGGATTTGTCTGATGTGAACAGGTCTTTTAAGGGAACATGACTGTTTACTTTGTGCAAGGGGTTTTTTTGCTTCCTATGAAGTGGATTGGTGATATTTCACAATACCATCtgataataaaaatcacaatacTAGTCAGGGCCAGCTCATAGACCCTGTTTCAGCACTATAAGATAAGGTTGAACTGAACAGTATTGGGGTAGTATCGATTGTTTGTATAAACTAACTTATCTTTAGTCCGTTCATGTGCTATTTGCTTATATGTCACTGATCTATTCAAGACTTTGAAGTTTCCAAGCTTTGTTGCTCAGTTACATACATGGATCCTGAGAATATTAATACAAATTGGTCGATTAAACATATGCTTGGAGAGTTTATGCTTGATATTTGTATGTTCCAACTGTCCCAATTCATGCTGTTGATTGTAGATTATAGAATGGAAGTGAACTGATGTTGATCAGGTTATTTGGCAGCATTTTTAATCACTTCTTGTTGTGAAACATTGACAGGAGAATGAGAAAATGATTTGGGTGTGCAAGCCCCATGCGgttcctttgaaaaaaagtgtgaCCCACCTGAAAAAATCCACTTTGTTTTGTGGGTCTCACTTTTTTCTAAAGGGACTGTGCAGGGCTTGCACGCTCTAGGCTTGTATCTAGGCATTACACATTTCTAGAATATAACCACAATTATCTTCTACGTTAGTAATGGTTAACTATGTGTGTCTAGTGTAGTTTTGGTGCCATAGGAGGTTATGAATTTTCACATAGCTTGTAGGGTTGTTTAGATAGTTTTGTGTTACTAATATTGCAAAAATATCTTACCTGCTTTCTCTCTTGACtgatttagtttttattattctgtCTGTGTATCACAGGTCACATGGGATGAACCTGGAGTTCTGCAGAATGCCAAGGGAGTGAGTCCTTGGCAAGTTGAACATGTTTCGCCAGTATCACCACTCCATACTACATTTCCTCCCGCAAAGAAATGCAGAGCCCTGCAGAATTCTGGGCTGCTTACTGATGGAGAGGGGGACCTTTTCTTCCCCATCACAGGATTTACTAATTCAACAATGGGGCACATGAGCCAATCAATGTTGAATTATAACTCTTTTCCTGCTGGCATGCAGGGAGCCAGGCAAAATCTATTCACCAAATCTACTTTATCCAACGTCTTAAGTGAAAACAATATGTTGGTCGATAATTCCTATGGCAACAACATGGTGTCAAAGCTGAGTACTGTTTCTACCGAGCTGAATATTGGAAGTTCACAGTCTGAAAACTTATCACCACATAGCCAGAGCAGCGTGCATTCCTTTGGCACAGAATTGATTGGAACCCAGTGCTGTAGCTCAACAAAAGTTGGTGCTAGTTGCTTTCAGTTGTTTGGTAAGATCATTCATATAAAGCAACCGGTTGAAAGTGGTTTTGATGATGTTAATAGTACAGAAGATGATAGCATCAAAGCTTACAATGAAAATGAAGGCATAAACAACCCACAGGATCTTTCTTCGACTTACACAAAACTGCTTGACAGGCTTGATGTCCAATGTAATAGAGCCTCTGTTTTTGAGGCATGTACTTTGTGAACTAGTGATTGCGTCTATGTCATGCTGATAAGTAGCTGTACAGGTATGCTTTTCACTCACTGGACTTAACTAAGCTGTTACTTTATATGATGAAGTGAATTGATGCTTGTTCCCATAGATatcttgtttctatttttaatcgGTATGTTCCCACAGATATCTTGTACAGTTGTCATATAAATCTTCCTTAAATTTGATTATGATTCTTAGGAGTTTGGCCTACTGGTAACTTGTGATAAGTTTTATGACATGTTTTCCTTGGTGAGAACTTATTCAAGCCTTACTGTAACCTTTGGGGTTGTAGAAGTGTCTTCCATTTTGCCATGGCATTGACGACCAGTTCCACTAAAAGTTGTGTATGAAGTTTCGCTTTTATAAACATTGTAgccatgctttttttttttttttttcaaaattgcatGTAGGTAATTTTAGCATCTCATTTAGGTGTGTCTTGTGTATATGTGGATAGTTGATGCTattctcggacacccggtgcccataaaaaaaatgtatatgtgGGATAGTGCCAT includes these proteins:
- the LOC108984657 gene encoding auxin response factor 17-like, with protein sequence MPPRDPSPANNLRRLDPKIWRACAGNSVQIPTVHSRVYYFPQGHVEQSSSRPTFLSPLVLSKPLIPCQISAVEFLADPITDEVFAKLLLQPVNAQLSSSFLDSSRFNQPDRNEGAGEPDKLVSFSKILTPSDANNGGGFSVPRFCADSIFPPLNYQAEPPVQNLSVTDVHGVVWDFRHIYRGTPRRHLLTTGWSKFVNHKKLVAGDSVVFMRNSRGQMFIGVRRAVRSSNADCGGRWSLQIAEATKGTPDDDNASGREGFSRSGRVRLSAEAVAEAAELAAQEMPFEVVYYPKAGWSDFVVKAEVVEEALNMFWTAGMRVKMAMETEDSSRMTWFQGTVSSASVPDSGPWRGSPWRMLQVTWDEPGVLQNAKGVSPWQVEHVSPVSPLHTTFPPAKKCRALQNSGLLTDGEGDLFFPITGFTNSTMGHMSQSMLNYNSFPAGMQGARQNLFTKSTLSNVLSENNMLVDNSYGNNMVSKLSTVSTELNIGSSQSENLSPHSQSSVHSFGTELIGTQCCSSTKVGASCFQLFGKIIHIKQPVESGFDDVNSTEDDSIKAYNENEGINNPQDLSSTYTKLLDRLDVQCNRASVFEACTL